A single window of Dermacentor albipictus isolate Rhodes 1998 colony chromosome 1, USDA_Dalb.pri_finalv2, whole genome shotgun sequence DNA harbors:
- the DENR gene encoding density-regulated protein homolog: protein MSEGGTQALPTGPLPGVSYPIEVIYCGECSMPLEYCEYYPDSQKCKEWLQKNLPEEFERRLNLSDAPQTGAGGDEEKKRQKRGGKGMVKAKKRVEKDKRICLSRASRGKKKFVTVVTGLSTFDIDLKDASKFFSHKFSCGSSVTGDDEIVIQGDVKDDIFDVITEKWPEIDEDLIEDLGDQSR, encoded by the exons ATGTCTGAAGGAGGCACGCAAGCTTTGCCAACTGGACCATTGCCCGGCGTTTCGTACCCCATCGAAGTGATCTACTGCGGGGAGTGCTCTATGCCGCTTGAGTATTGCGAATACTACCCGGACTCGCAAAAGTGCAAAGAGTGGCTTCAGAAGAACCTTCCCGAGGAATTCGAGCGACGATTAAACCTCAGTGACGCTCCACAAACTGGAGCTGGCGGTGATGaagaaaagaaacgacaaaaGCGCGGTGGCAAAGGAATGGTTAAAGCCAAAAAGAGGGTGGAAAAAGACAAGCGAATTTGCCTGTCCAGAGCGTCGCG ggGAAAGAAGAAGTTTGTGACTGTGGTGACTGGGTTGAGTACCTTTGATATTGACCTAAAAGATGCATCAAAATTCTTCTCCCACAAGTTCTCCTGTGGTTCGTCAGTGACTGGTGATGACGAAATTGTCATTCAGGGCGATGTAAAAGATGATATTTTTGATGTCATCACTGAAAAGTGGCCAGAAATTGATGAAGACCTAATAGAAGATCTTGGAGATCAGTCTCGCTAG